CCGCCGGTCGAAGTCATGGTGGCGAGCTTCGTGAAAGTGGATCCACCTCTTGCGGATGTCATGAAGAAGCGCTCCGTCCACTTGCTCGTCAAGGCCAAGAAGCCGCCGATCATGCCGCTGCCGCAGGAGGGCTTCCAGCGCGTGAAGCGAAATCCCGATGGCTCGTTCGACGTGACCATCGACCTGGATCGCCCCGCCGAGCCGTCGCTCAAGAGCGTCGCCGCCGACGCGGCCTTCATGGATTCCTCACCGATGATCGACTGGAAGGATCCCTCGGTGTTGGCGCTAAAGGAGAGCGCGCTGGCCGGCGCCCATGTCGCGGCGACCGACTCGGCCGGCAGATCGAAATTGTTCCAGGCCGCCGTGGCCAGCCACATCACCAAAAAGGATCTGGCCAGCGCCTTCGCCAGCGCCAGCGAGACCGCGCAGTCGAAGTCGGGGGACTGCACGGAGCACGCGGTGCTGTTGGCGGCCCTGCTGCGGGCCGACGGCATTCCCAGCCGCGTGGCGGCGGGTCTGGTGTGGGCGGATTTCTTCGCGGGCGAGCGCAACGTCTTCGCCTGGCATCTCTGGACGCAGGCGCTGATTGACGGGCGCTGGGTCGACCTGGACGCCACGCTGCCCGCCAATGGCGAGTCCTTTCATCCGGGGCATCTCTTGCTGGCGGTGACGCCGCTGCGCGACGCGGCGAGCGACCCGGCGTGGACCAGCCTTCTCACATCCATGGGCAATCTTTCAATCGAGGTGCGCGATGGAGCGGATCACGCAAACCCCTGAGCTTCCCGCGCGCGATCCGCTGGGCCACAAGGCGACCTTCGGCCGCGTCTGTGTGGTGGGCGGCTCCTGCGGCGAGCGACCGATGATCGGGGCGCCGGCGCTGGCGGCCCGCGCCGCGCTGCGCAGCGGATGCGGACTCTGCGCGGTCGCGGTGCCGGCACCGATCTTGCAGGCGGTGCTCGCGGTGGTGCCCGCCGCCACCGGCGTGGCGCTTCCGGTCGATGCGCAGGGGCAATTGTTCGCCGCCGGTTGCGCCGAAGCGATCGATCAGGCGATCGCCAACATCGACGCCCTGGTGGTCGGCCCGGGTTTCGGCCATGGGTTGCCGCAGCAGCAGATCGTCATCCGGCTCGCGTCGTCATTTGGAAAGCCGCTGGTCTTGGACGCCGACGCGCTGCGTGCGTTGGCGCAATTGCCCGACTTTGCGCGAGACTTGAAGGCGCCGATCATTCTCACGCCGCATCCGGGGGAGTTCGACGCGCTGGCCCATGCTCTGCATCTGGATCTCAATGCTGTCTCAGAGGAGACGCGCGACGCGGCGGCGCTGGCGATGGCGGGGCGGCTGGGCTGCATCGTGATCCTCAAAGGGGCGCACACGCGGGTCAGCGACGGCGTCCGCGTGTGGAGGAGTCCGCATGCCGAGGCGGCCTTGGCGATCGGCGGCAGCGGCGACGTGCTCTCCGGAGTGACGGGGGCCTTCGCGGCGCAGTTCGCGAACAAGAAGACCACGCCCGCGCTCGATCTCTTCCAGGTCGCCTGTCTTGCGGTGCACGTGCACGCACTCACGGCGGAGGCCTGGTCCAAGACGCATGGACACGCCGGGCTTCTGCCGGAAGAGCTCGCCGACGGCATTCCCGCCGTGATGGCGAACCTTCGCGGCGAGTTGAACGACTAGTCTTCAGGCCGCCTCTTTCCCATGGTTACACTCGCACAATGAGCAACTCCGATCACATCGCGATCAAGGATTTCCGCCCCAACGCGCAGATCAGCGGCGTCTATGGGCTGGTGAATCCGCAGATCGGCACCACGCGGGCGGGCAAGTCCTTCTTCAAGGCCCTCATTCGCGACGCTTCGGGCGAGGCGGCGCTGCGCGTCTGGGTCTTCGACGAGTCGCGGCTGGGCGAGACGATCCGCACCGGCTTCGTCCACCTGAGCGGGCAGACCCAGAACTACAACGGACACATCCAGGTGATCGCGGACACCATCCGCGCCGAGGAGGTCTCGACCGACCAGCTCAAGAAGCTCCTGCCCGCGACCACGCGCGACATCGAGCACATGATGAAGGAGGTCGAGCGTCTGCTGCACAGCATGCAGCACCCAGGCATGCGTGCACTGGCGGAGCAGTATCTGGCCAACGACCACATCACGCAGCACTTCCGCCGTGCGCCGGCCGCGGTCAGTGTGCACCACGCCTACATCGGCGGCTTGCTCGAGCACACGCTGCAGCTCATGCTGCTGGCGGAGGTGATGCTGCCGCTCTATCCCGCGCTCAATCGCGACCTGGTGCTGATGGGTCTTTTCCTGCACGATCTGGGCAAGACCGTCGAGCTGGAGTGGGAGCGAGGTTTCGCCTACACCGCCGACGGCAACCTGGTCGGGCATGTGGTGCGCGGAGCCATCTGGCTGCAGACGATGGCTGCGGCCGCCTCGAAGAAGGCGCCGCTGCCCCCCGAGGCGCTGCGCGTGCTGCTGCACACGATCATCAGTCATCACGGCGCGCTGGAGCATGGCGCGGCGAAGTTGCCCAGCACTCCCGAGGCGATGTTTGTGGCGATGCTCGACAACCTCGACGCCAAGACCACCGCGACGCTGGTGGCGGCGGCCCGCGACCGCGCCGACGCCTACGAGCCCGGCCATGAGTTCAGCGACAAGATCTGGTCGCTCGATGTGCGGGTGTATCGGCCCGATCCGCTGATTCCGGCCCCCGCGCCGAAGTCCGCGGAGCCTGCTCAAGAGGAGTGAGCGATCACATTTCGCAGCGAGTGCTCACGCGTTGACAGAAGCGTGAGGCTCGGCCTTGATCAGCGCGCGAATGGCTCGACTTCCACAGGCTTGCCGCAGTAGTAGCAAGCGGGGCGGCGCTTGGCGAGCATGCGGCCGCAGTGGGGACAGGCTCGCGGCTCGGGGGGAGCGGCGTGGCCGTCGAGCTTGCCGTCACGAAGTTCGATCTCCTTCACGAGCTTGGCGAGGTCTTCATCCTTGTAGCCGTGCTGTTGTTTCAGGCAGACCCATAGCGCCTCCGTGATCATCGACAGGCGCTCGACATCACATTGAAGCGACTCAAGACGCGACTGCGCGCTGCGAGCCTCGCGCTGGGCGTTCTCAGCCGTGTTCTGTGTCGCCGCCGTATCTTGGGCGGTTGCTCCAGTAATGAAGGGGAAAAACATGGTCAGTCCTCACTTTGGCGATGCACATTCTTACGGGTTTTTGCGGACCGGTCGCAACCCGACATATCCTCCGTCGGCGTCATACAGATAATCGTAACGCGCCAGCGCCCGCAGACCGGTGTTGATCAGCGACCCGGAGGGCTTGACCCAGGTCACCTTTCGCGGAGCTGCGGGATTTGCGGCGTCCCCAACCTTGAAGCTGTGGGAGAGCCGGCCGCTGAGCAGATGGACGGTGATCTCAGTTCCTTCGGCGACATCGCCTTTGCATGAAGGCTCCGGAGCCGGGATCATCATGTTGGTCAGCCCCGTGTCGAGCAGCATGCTGAGGTTCTCCGTCTTGAGTCCGCCGACCGTGACCCAGCCGCGCGAACCCTCCCAATCCTTCACGCTCTGCTTGACGGTGGGCGTCGCATCGGGCGCCGCGACGTGCTCCTTCAATTGCTCGTAGAGATAGCCGCTGCCGACCATCCGCGCTGTCAGCCCGAGCGTGACGCCGTCGCGGGTGATCGTGTATCCGCGACGCATGGTGCCGGCCTGCATTTCCTTCAGGTTCACCCACGGATTCTGGTCCTGGCGCGGCAACTTCCCGCGGCCCGTGCCGATGCCGAGCATGTGCACCTTCGGGTTTTTCATCGCCGTGGAGTTGCCACTGTTCACGGCGCCCGCGTGCACCTTCCGCTCCGTCACGGCGAGCACCGGCACGATGGCCGTCGCGACATTGCCAAGTTCGTCCTTCGAGTCGGGGAATGTCAGCGTCACCGGCGTCCATATGCCGATGAGTTCGATGCCGCTGCTGCTGTAGGTGATCGAGCCCGCAGCGCCGTTGGGATCGATGTTCGGCACATCGTCCGCACCGACGATCACGCCGCACGAACCCGTATCCACCTGCAGCTTGAGTGGCGGACCGCCGTTGAGCGAAACCCGCACGCTCAAGGATTGCAGATGCTCGAAGTCCACAGGCTTCGGATTGGCGAATGGGATCCGGTAGCTCTGCGTGTAGGCCGAATAGTCGGGATGTGGAGGTTCAGGAGCCGGGGCTTGCTCTTGGTCCACGGCTCCGGCGATGAGCAGCAGCGGCAGAGCGATCGCCAAGGCGATTCGGAAGGACCTTGGAGTCTTGGCCTTGGCACTCCGCTTGAGCGAAGGGTTAGGCGTCGCGGTCATTTGGAACTCGGGCCTGCTCCCGGAAACCACTCGGTGTGCTGGTCGCCACCGCGACTCCAGTACGTCACACGCTGTCCGCGCAGGAAAGCGATGTAGCCCTGCACGCCGGCGTCCATCGCACGCCGGGTAAAGTCTCGAAAGTGCTGACCGTGGCGCTGGCTGTCGAGAATCGCCGCACGCAATCCGCCTGCATCGAAGTCGGCGGCTACGGGAGGCAACCCCTCGTAGGAAATGGTGGTGGTCACGACCTCGCCCGTGGCGCTGTAAAAGCGCTTCTGCAATGCGACATAATCGACGTGGTAATACTCAACACCCGTTTCGATGAGTCTGCGGACAACTTCTGGGAAAGGGATTGAGCCGTCGAGGGCGGCGCGAGCAGCTTCAGTAACAATCTGGGTATTCATGGAGGCCTCGTTTCATTGTTGCTGTCGCCGTGAAGTCACGTGGCGGTTGATGGATTCGCCGCGGTCCGAGAGAAGCGTGTCGATGGCCTTCTCGTAGATGGAATCGTCGGCGACCGCTCCCTGGAAATTCTGGCCTTGCAGCGAGCCGCAAAGATTGGCGCAGGCGAGCGGCGCACTCAAATGCCGCGCGTACTCGATCAACCGGTGCGGCATGTCAAGGGCGATGTCCGTCATAAGGGCGGGACTCAGCATGCCGACGTTTTCCAGGAGGGGAAAGGGGAGCGCATTGCGAAGTTGCGTGAGAAAAAGCGTCCCGACATCGAGCTTGCCGATCTCAGGCTTGTGGCGGGCGATGCGCTGGCAGGCGTCGATGAAGAAATCAAGATGCACATTGCCCTTGCAGAACGCGGTCACCGAATTGTTCACCCGGTGGCTGACATGGTTGGTGCCGGCGGCCTCGGGGACCATCCAGACTTCGTGGCAAAAGGTGAAATCCGATTCCAAATCGATCGCCAGCTTCTCCGGGGCAAACACCAGCATGTCCGCGTCGATCCAGATGGTTCGCTCGTACCCATTGGCAAGGAATTCCTTGGCGGCGACCAGACGGGCCAGATCGGTCACGGGACAGATCTGATGATTGACCTTGTCCCGATACCAGTCCGGCGCGTATTCGAAAAAGGAATCATCGAAGAAGCGGTACTCGAAGTCCTTGGACTCCGCCCACGCCTTCACGCTTTTCATGCACGTCGCGATCCATGGCTCAACGCGGCTCGTTCGATAGGACTGATAGACGATGGTCTTCATCCCGCGGATTGCTCCACGCGTGCCTGCAACTGGTCGCGCAACCGGGCGATCGCGCCGGGCGTGTGGAGCAACGCGCACCAGGATCGTCGAAGCGCGAGCTCCTTCGATTGCTTCGCCTGCTGCAAGGACTGCTCCGAATGCTGAAGTTCCGTCAAGGCCGATGCGAGTTCAATGCGGCGAGATTGGCGGTCGACGACCAATGACTCGAAGAGCCGCCGTCGCTGCGGACTGCGGCGGGGGAGCGTCGCGATCTGATCCAGGAACATCTTTCGCCGCGGGCTCGGGCCGATGCCGGAAACCATCGCCAGATCCGGATCGCACCAGGCGGCGCGGAAGGGCTTTTGCCGGGGCAGTTCCTTGATCTCAAGCGGCAGGCGGAGCGTGGCCGAGACGCAGTCGAACGCGGGCGCCTTCCATCCAAGCCATCGCCGCGTCCATGCATCGGAGACATCCTCGTAGACCTTGCCGCCAAGCCCATGCGTGAAGCGATCCGCCAGTGCCGTGCGCGCCAGCACGCCCAGCAGGAACGCTCGGGGAAGCAGGGGCTTGTCGGACGAACGCGCCGCGCGGACGCCATCGGCGGTCGCGCGAACGCGTCCGCCCGATTCATCCAGCAACCAGAGTGGCAATTCGCTCTGTGCGCCTTGAACACGAAGCGGCCGCGCCGCGCGCGGATGCCGCTCCAGGGCCGAGTTGAAGGCCGCCGCGCAGGCCTCGGGGTCCTTCAGCATGCGGTCGATGAGATGCACCCCGAAGGAAGTGCCGGTCAATTGCGAGGCGCTGACCACGCGCGGCATGGCGCACCAATCCGACAAACCCTCGAGTTGCGCGAGCGAAACTTGCAGCGGCGCGTTCGGCGCTTTCGCATGGGAGCGAAGCAGCTGCGCCAATTTCTTGAGTCCTTGTTGCACTGAATCCGGCGCGTCGGGGCATGGGCCGATCTCTCGCGGCTGGAATGCCGGAACCGTCATCGCCGCCGCCTCCTGGGAAGCGCTCGCGAATCTGTGGCCCTTCGCCGTCCAGAAACCATCCTTCATTTCCGGCCATTCCACGAAGAAACCGTCGAAGCCATCCTGATCCACCACCAGATGGACGGCCGTTGCTTGTGCCTGCCGCGCCCTCGCGTCGGTCCAAAAAGTCTTGGCGACGATTCCTGGATGCCACGCCTGAGCCTGGTGACCGGCGGCAAAAACCGGCGCATCCGGCAGACCGAGGTGGCGCCGCGCCTCGCTGCGCCACGCCGCCAGTAAGCGGCCCTCAATGTGATTTGTGGGATCAGCAAGCGATCGTCCCTCAATCGCCGCGCCGGCATCCACACCAGGCTCCGCGCGCTCGACCAGAATTTCCACCGCTTCGGCCTCGGCCATCATTCTGCAATTGGATCAGGCATGGCGGCGCTTTGCAAAAGCCGCGGCGCCTCCGCCATGGCGACCCGCAGCGTGTTGCGGTAGAGGCGCAACCGGGTCTCGGGACAGTCCAGGCCATTGCCGAAGGTGCGGCGCATGTCTTTGTAGATCCGGCGCACCGGGATCTCGCGGATGCGCAGGTTCAGGAAAGCGGCCTGGGCCCAGAATTGCATGGGAAAGTCGTAACCGTCCACGCCCAGGCGCATTTGCTTCATCGCCTCCGTGCGGTAGGCCTTGAATCCGCAGAAGGCGTCGGTGAGATTCAGGCGCAGGGCGGAGTTCACCTCCTCGGTCACGATGCGGTTGACCCGGAAGCGGTCCTCGGGGGCGTCGTCGTCCTCGATGCGCTCGATCAGGTAGCGGCTGCCGCTGATGATGTCGGCGTCGTTGCGCTCGATGGCCCGCACGAAGGAGGGAATCTCGGCGGGCTCATGCTGCTCGTCGCAGTCCATGGTGATGACCCACTGGTAGCCGTCGAAGTCCGCCCAGCGCAGGATGTCCTGCATGGAGCGACCGTAGCCGCGGTTCTCGGCGTGGCGGATCACCTCGACCTGATGCTTGGCCAGCAGTTGCGGCGTGCCGTCCTTGCTGCCATCGTCGATCACCAGCACGTCGCGGGCAAAGATGCTCACGTCGCGCAGCACGCGCTCGATGGACTTCGCCTCGTTGTAGACCGGGATCGCGAGCAGGATGTGGGAGCGGTCGGCGGACATGCGTGAACCTGTCGAAGAGGCTAGGGGCTGGAGGCCCCGACTTTCCCGCCTGAGGGAGAATCTTTCCGAAATTTTTCGGAAATTTTCACCAGCAGCCGATCGGCGGTGCGGGGAAAGAGCCCCAGAACCACCACCTTTTCGCGGGTCCGTTCGGCGATCGGACCGATGCCCTGTGCGCTCCAGATGGTCACGGATCGCTCCACGGCGGCGTGGCGCAACGCGGCGGTGAATTGCATGGTGACCACGGTGCAGTCGAAGGTTCCCAATTCGGTTGTGATGTTGGCCTTCCCTTCAATGGTCAAGGTTCGCGCAGCAGGACCGCGGTCGCGCTCCTTGCCCGTGTCCGTGGACTCCACGCGCATCGCCGATGAGCTCTCAAAAGGCGACGCGCTGGTCAGCCGCGTCGGACACATCGGCAGCGGGGGATCAAAGACGCTGCGCGTGCGCTCGGTCAAGGAGTCGACGCCGTGCATGGCGCAGGATCCATCCTCGTTCCACTGCAGGCGCGTGACGCGTTGCCCAGGCTCCTCGATGGACCACGCGCCATCGGCTGCGCGGGAAACTTTCATCTCAATCACGTCGCCCTCATCCGCTCCCGACTCGACGCGCCACAGACTCGTGCCCTCCGCCGCGGGGTACAGGTCCTTCGCCTCGACTGAGCACTCCGCAGGCTGGGGCAATGGCCAGGCTTGTGGAAGAACAGCCGTTGAACCGCATGCGACGAGCATCAAGAAACAGCATGAAAAAGCCGCAAAATGCGTTGCGCGGCCCGCGGCCTGGGTCAAGGCTGCAAGCCCTTGGCTTTCCAGAGTCGCTCGATTTCGGAAAGCGTGGTCGGCGCCATGCGCGTTCCGCTGGGATCGTTGCGAAGGATCAGCCGGCCATGCTCGTCCACCTGGTCGGTGCTGACAGGACCATCCAGCGAGGTCTGCGTATCCAGCGTCCATTGCCCGGGATGGGAGTCATCCGCCTGCCACTTCAGAGTGCGCTGCGAAATCTTTCCCGAGCCCGGATCGAAGCACCACATCGAGTAGCGGCCGGCCGCCGTCGCATCCCTTGGCAGCAGCTCCGCCATCATGAAGCTCAGCGGATGGGGCAGGTAGGCGTTGTTGGGAACCGTCCAGCTTTCAGGCTCGGCCGTCGCTCCCACCGAGTTGGTCAGCACGGCAAGGTCGTTGCCCGCGGCGCCGTCGGCGCCGCGGAATCTCGCGCCGGTCTGCGAGAAAATATTCTTGGGGCCGGGGATCTGCGGAATGCTGCGCACCGACCAGACTTCGCTGCCCAGGTCCCAGGCGACCCAGTAGCGATTGCGCGAACTCGTCAGGGTCAGACCATCCTCGCCGATGCTGCGGCTGTCGATCGACAGCAGAAAACCCTGTTCTTTCGCGCTTTCCGAATAGGCCTTGGGATTCGCGGCGGGGTCGGCGCTGCCGCGCGGTGCGGCCGCGATTTCAATCGAGATCCAGGCCAGCTCCACGTCGCCCTCTGGCGTCTCGCGCCAGGAGCGGAAGAGCCGCTTCTTGCCATCGGCCAGCGACTTCAGCCGCGCTGGCGTGAGCGTCTTGATGACGTCGGCGCCGCGCTGCAGCCGGTCGCTGCGCTCCTTCTGCACCAGCGACATGTCGCGCAGCTCGATTGTGTTCACGGCGTGATCGATCGCGGATTCCGCGTAGGCGAAATCCTTTTCGGTGGTCAAGATGCTCAGCACGACGAACTGCCCGATGCCGGTCTGCAGGATGAACCATCCGCTGATGGCGCGGATGTCGCCGGTGGGAGTGGAGAGCCAGAAGAAGCGGGCCGGAAGACCGGCGACCGTGGTCGGTCGGTCCGCGAGCAGCGTGAACTCGCTTCCCGCCGTCTTGAGCGTCTGCAGGTGGTTCTTCATCTGCGATTCGGTGTTGCTCTGCGGGTCGTTGGAGACGACCGCCTGGATGCGGAAGAACCATCGCGCCGGATCGCGTTCATCGGAGACCATCCAGGAGATCGCGTTGTTCACCGAGTCCTTGGCGACCATGGTTCCCTTGGGCAGTTTCATCTTCAGGCCCAGCGATTCAAAGTCGTAAGGGGTGGCTTCCATCACCACCGGCTCCAGTCCGGCTTGCGGCGCGATGGGTTGGAGGTGCTTGGAATCGTCTGTTGCGCCGGTTTTGGTCTTTGGTCCTGTTTTTTGCGATTCAGAACCGTTATTATAAGACTTCGACGTGCTGCTCTGGCCTGATTTTTCCGAATTCCCGCCGCTTTGGCCCGAGGCATTCGCGCAAACCATGAAAAACACGACCGATGCGACCAGTACTTTCCAAGTCAATTGAAAATGGCGGAGGGAAATCACGCTCGCAAGAGTACCCAAATCCGCGCCGGACTTCCCAAAATTGTCATGAATACCCCCCAACGGCTTGACAGAAACGCACAATCGCCTACCTTTGTCGATTCCCCATTTCCGCCGTTGCACGGCATCGAGTCGTGCGCGGAAAGAGGCGTTGGTTTCTGAACGAAGGGCACGCACTGCAATGACTGGCGGCAAGATTCGCATCCGGATGGAAGCGTACGATCACCAGGCTCTCGACGCCTCGGCGCGGGAGATCGTCGATCACGCCAAGCGCACCGGCGCACGCGTCGCCGGTCCGGTGCCGCTGCCGACCCGCCGCGAGATCTACACGGTC
This portion of the Planctomycetota bacterium genome encodes:
- a CDS encoding transglutaminase-like domain-containing protein, whose protein sequence is MRRTPALILWCAVAMFAAQFAATPTRMAADEAPRWYYITLNEVPVGWSCSLTKPIEGGFRTESQTRLRMAREKQILSMTTTAWIEEDAAGKPLRSGQSQTGGGLSVRVNWEWAEEGIRERRTQGASVTEKLLPAIAKEALPPAAALRAAQAARTAGKKDFTLLLLDPGQGVQPAEVRSELVGSASVPVNGKPVECTHWKSSGPLIPLGSEEWIDAAGEMVQSQTPTGLGVLRSLLCSETTAISALDDAKPPVEVMVASFVKVDPPLADVMKKRSVHLLVKAKKPPIMPLPQEGFQRVKRNPDGSFDVTIDLDRPAEPSLKSVAADAAFMDSSPMIDWKDPSVLALKESALAGAHVAATDSAGRSKLFQAAVASHITKKDLASAFASASETAQSKSGDCTEHAVLLAALLRADGIPSRVAAGLVWADFFAGERNVFAWHLWTQALIDGRWVDLDATLPANGESFHPGHLLLAVTPLRDAASDPAWTSLLTSMGNLSIEVRDGADHANP
- a CDS encoding NAD(P)H-hydrate dehydratase; the protein is MERITQTPELPARDPLGHKATFGRVCVVGGSCGERPMIGAPALAARAALRSGCGLCAVAVPAPILQAVLAVVPAATGVALPVDAQGQLFAAGCAEAIDQAIANIDALVVGPGFGHGLPQQQIVIRLASSFGKPLVLDADALRALAQLPDFARDLKAPIILTPHPGEFDALAHALHLDLNAVSEETRDAAALAMAGRLGCIVILKGAHTRVSDGVRVWRSPHAEAALAIGGSGDVLSGVTGAFAAQFANKKTTPALDLFQVACLAVHVHALTAEAWSKTHGHAGLLPEELADGIPAVMANLRGELND
- a CDS encoding HD domain-containing protein, whose product is MSNSDHIAIKDFRPNAQISGVYGLVNPQIGTTRAGKSFFKALIRDASGEAALRVWVFDESRLGETIRTGFVHLSGQTQNYNGHIQVIADTIRAEEVSTDQLKKLLPATTRDIEHMMKEVERLLHSMQHPGMRALAEQYLANDHITQHFRRAPAAVSVHHAYIGGLLEHTLQLMLLAEVMLPLYPALNRDLVLMGLFLHDLGKTVELEWERGFAYTADGNLVGHVVRGAIWLQTMAAAASKKAPLPPEALRVLLHTIISHHGALEHGAAKLPSTPEAMFVAMLDNLDAKTTATLVAAARDRADAYEPGHEFSDKIWSLDVRVYRPDPLIPAPAPKSAEPAQEE
- a CDS encoding DUF1398 domain-containing protein, translating into MNTQIVTEAARAALDGSIPFPEVVRRLIETGVEYYHVDYVALQKRFYSATGEVVTTTISYEGLPPVAADFDAGGLRAAILDSQRHGQHFRDFTRRAMDAGVQGYIAFLRGQRVTYWSRGGDQHTEWFPGAGPSSK
- a CDS encoding glycosyltransferase family 2 protein, whose amino-acid sequence is MSADRSHILLAIPVYNEAKSIERVLRDVSIFARDVLVIDDGSKDGTPQLLAKHQVEVIRHAENRGYGRSMQDILRWADFDGYQWVITMDCDEQHEPAEIPSFVRAIERNDADIISGSRYLIERIEDDDAPEDRFRVNRIVTEEVNSALRLNLTDAFCGFKAYRTEAMKQMRLGVDGYDFPMQFWAQAAFLNLRIREIPVRRIYKDMRRTFGNGLDCPETRLRLYRNTLRVAMAEAPRLLQSAAMPDPIAE
- the rpsJ gene encoding 30S ribosomal protein S10, whose amino-acid sequence is MTGGKIRIRMEAYDHQALDASAREIVDHAKRTGARVAGPVPLPTRREIYTVNRSPFIDKKSREQFEIRTHKRIIDITDVNPRTVDALNRLVVPAGVFVKIKA